A part of Myxococcus fulvus genomic DNA contains:
- a CDS encoding ankyrin repeat domain-containing protein, with protein sequence MSQALLDAISQEDVAAVKARVATADWSVRDGFGRAPLAVAASREGTKARDILTALLDAGADVNAAQGADSKEEEGWTALHQACVRGTSPETLGVVEVLLARGAKADGVSDKASVTPLELALRTHHLGIAEALLKAGANPDAVGPSGLAPLHLLVQLYREREGDRYKKGEREHMAGAAVKLLLAHGAKAGTKDRKGETALAKALLHRLPEEFVLALVAAGSPLDEWVDLGTPPEQVLVTPASMAVGLGQPPSVIKAMLETGLDTTKPVAPDQQNLLHYAAMKRFAALALVLEHRPTQDVDARDASGATPLFLASWMGLVSSVQALLARKANPDIPDLDGNTPLHTAARNGLQEVVEVLLAAGANKSLRNLEAETPADRARQKGHEKLAALLG encoded by the coding sequence ATGTCTCAAGCGCTGCTCGATGCCATCTCCCAGGAGGATGTCGCCGCCGTGAAGGCTCGGGTCGCGACGGCGGATTGGAGTGTCCGGGACGGGTTCGGCCGGGCGCCGCTCGCCGTGGCGGCCTCACGCGAGGGCACGAAGGCGCGGGACATCCTGACCGCCCTGCTGGACGCGGGCGCGGACGTGAACGCGGCGCAGGGCGCGGACAGCAAAGAGGAGGAGGGGTGGACGGCGCTGCACCAGGCCTGTGTGCGCGGCACGTCGCCGGAGACGCTCGGCGTGGTGGAGGTGCTGCTCGCGCGAGGGGCGAAGGCGGACGGGGTGAGCGACAAGGCGTCGGTGACGCCGCTGGAGCTGGCGCTGCGCACGCATCACCTGGGCATCGCGGAGGCGCTGTTGAAGGCGGGGGCGAACCCGGACGCGGTGGGCCCGTCCGGCCTGGCGCCGCTGCACCTGCTGGTGCAGCTGTACCGCGAGCGCGAGGGGGACCGGTACAAGAAGGGCGAGCGTGAGCACATGGCGGGGGCGGCGGTGAAGCTGCTGCTCGCGCATGGCGCGAAGGCGGGGACCAAGGACCGCAAGGGTGAGACGGCGCTGGCGAAGGCGCTCTTGCACCGGCTGCCGGAGGAGTTCGTCCTGGCGCTCGTCGCCGCGGGCTCGCCGCTGGACGAGTGGGTGGACCTGGGCACGCCGCCGGAGCAGGTGCTCGTCACGCCCGCGTCCATGGCGGTGGGGCTGGGGCAGCCGCCCTCGGTCATCAAGGCGATGTTGGAGACGGGGCTCGACACCACGAAGCCCGTGGCGCCGGACCAGCAGAACCTGCTGCATTACGCGGCGATGAAGCGCTTCGCGGCGCTGGCGCTGGTGCTCGAGCACCGGCCCACGCAGGACGTCGACGCGCGCGACGCGTCGGGCGCGACGCCCCTGTTCCTCGCGTCGTGGATGGGGCTCGTGAGCAGCGTGCAGGCGTTGCTGGCGCGCAAGGCCAACCCGGACATCCCTGACCTGGATGGGAACACGCCCCTGCACACGGCGGCGCGCAACGGGCTGCAGGAGGTGGTGGAGGTGCTGCTCGCCGCGGGCGCGAACAAGTCGCTGCGCAACCTGGAGGCGGAGACGCCGGCCGACCGCGCCCGGCAGAAGGGCCACGAGAAGCTGGCCGCGCTCCTGGGCTGA